One genomic region from Bacillus sp. SLBN-46 encodes:
- a CDS encoding acyl-CoA dehydrogenase family protein has product MANQTEKMIKGGSFLIEDVSYNQVFTPEDFSDEHKMIAKTAEDFVENKVLPQIEHLENHEFDRTVKLLKEMGELGLLAADVPEEFDGLGLDKITSSLITEKMSKAGGFSLSYGAHVGIGSLPIVLFGNDDQKGRYLPGLASGEKLAAYALTEPGSGSDALGAKTTARLNAEGTHYILNGEKQWITNAGFADVFVVYAKVDGEHFTAFIVERNFPGVSTGAEEKKMGIKSSSTRTLILEDVPVPVENLLGELGKGHVIAFNILNIGRYKLAVGGVGGSKSAFEMTVKYANGRKQFKTPIAQFNLTKEKFGTMASKIYAAESAVYRTIGLYEDNQGKLTDEEAKDIKKVANSIAEYAIECSLNKFFNSEVLDYVVDEGVQIHGGYGFMQEYPIERAYRDSRINRIFEGTNEINRLLVLGTYLRKAMKGELPLFQKAMALQEELMMLMPEEPGEEPLAQEKYLVKNAKKIGLLAAGLAAQKYGKAIEKEQEIFVNIADIVSNAYAMESVVLRTEKAIAKDGVEKSKQKLLYTQIFCQEAFNKIEADAKETLVAVEHGDTLRMMLSSLRKFTRHTPINVIAKKREAADALIEAERYIV; this is encoded by the coding sequence ATGGCAAATCAAACAGAAAAAATGATTAAAGGCGGAAGCTTTTTAATTGAGGATGTTTCTTATAATCAAGTATTTACACCGGAAGATTTTTCAGATGAGCACAAAATGATTGCGAAAACAGCAGAAGATTTTGTAGAGAACAAAGTACTTCCACAAATTGAACACTTAGAAAACCATGAGTTTGATCGTACGGTAAAGCTTCTAAAGGAAATGGGGGAACTTGGTCTTTTAGCAGCTGACGTACCAGAAGAATTTGATGGTCTAGGTCTAGATAAGATTACTTCTTCATTAATTACTGAAAAAATGTCAAAGGCTGGCGGTTTCTCCCTTTCATATGGTGCCCACGTTGGTATCGGGTCCTTGCCAATCGTATTATTCGGTAACGATGACCAAAAGGGCAGATATTTGCCTGGCCTTGCATCAGGTGAAAAGCTTGCTGCCTACGCATTAACAGAGCCAGGCTCAGGTTCTGATGCCCTTGGTGCTAAAACAACAGCGAGGCTTAATGCGGAAGGCACACACTATATCTTAAACGGTGAAAAGCAATGGATTACAAACGCAGGCTTTGCAGATGTATTCGTTGTGTATGCAAAGGTGGACGGCGAACACTTCACTGCATTCATCGTTGAAAGAAACTTCCCAGGCGTTTCAACCGGCGCTGAAGAGAAAAAAATGGGAATCAAGAGTTCGTCCACTCGTACCCTTATTTTAGAAGATGTTCCTGTACCAGTTGAAAACCTATTAGGTGAACTTGGTAAGGGCCACGTAATTGCCTTTAATATCTTAAATATCGGCCGCTATAAATTAGCTGTTGGCGGTGTAGGCGGATCGAAGAGTGCCTTTGAAATGACTGTAAAGTATGCAAATGGCCGCAAGCAGTTTAAAACGCCAATCGCTCAGTTTAATTTAACTAAAGAGAAATTTGGTACAATGGCATCCAAAATTTATGCAGCAGAAAGTGCGGTATACCGTACAATCGGCCTGTATGAGGATAACCAAGGTAAGTTGACTGACGAGGAAGCGAAAGACATTAAAAAGGTAGCCAATTCAATTGCAGAGTATGCGATTGAGTGTTCATTAAACAAGTTCTTTAACAGTGAAGTGTTAGATTATGTGGTAGATGAAGGCGTTCAAATTCATGGCGGATATGGTTTCATGCAGGAGTACCCAATTGAGAGAGCATACCGTGATTCTCGTATTAACCGTATTTTCGAAGGAACAAACGAAATCAACCGTTTATTAGTATTAGGCACATATTTGCGTAAAGCCATGAAGGGTGAGCTTCCATTATTCCAAAAAGCAATGGCTCTACAAGAAGAACTAATGATGCTTATGCCTGAGGAGCCAGGTGAAGAGCCGTTAGCACAAGAAAAATATTTAGTGAAAAACGCGAAGAAAATCGGCTTACTAGCTGCTGGTTTAGCCGCACAAAAATACGGCAAGGCAATTGAAAAAGAGCAAGAAATTTTCGTGAACATTGCCGATATTGTTTCTAATGCGTATGCTATGGAATCTGTCGTATTACGTACAGAAAAAGCAATCGCTAAAGATGGAGTGGAGAAGAGCAAACAAAAGCTTCTTTACACACAAATTTTCTGCCAAGAAGCATTTAATAAAATCGAAGCAGATGCGAAAGAAACATTGGTGGCTGTTGAACACGGTGATACTCTTCGCATGATGTTATCTTCGCTTCGCAAGTTTACTCGCCACACGCCAATTAACGTGATTGCGAAAAAGCGTGAAGCAGCAGATGCCCTAATCGAAGCAGAACGCTATATCGTTTAA
- a CDS encoding arsenate reductase family protein gives MSMTFYWYPKCGTCRNAKKWLDAHQLSYEEVHIVEHPPGREQLQDLYQKSGLELKKFFNTSGMKYRELGIKDKMKSATDEELLDLLASDGMLIKRPILTDGERVTVGFKEEEYEKMWQ, from the coding sequence ATGTCGATGACTTTTTACTGGTATCCAAAATGCGGCACATGTCGAAACGCAAAGAAATGGCTGGATGCCCATCAACTTTCCTATGAAGAAGTACATATAGTGGAACATCCCCCAGGTCGTGAGCAATTGCAGGATCTTTATCAAAAAAGCGGACTAGAACTTAAAAAATTCTTTAATACTAGCGGTATGAAATATCGTGAATTAGGTATAAAGGATAAAATGAAGTCAGCAACTGATGAAGAGCTGCTAGACCTACTTGCCTCTGATGGGATGCTAATCAAGCGGCCGATTTTAACGGATGGCGAACGAGTCACCGTAGGCTTTAAAGAAGAAGAGTATGAAAAAATGTGGCAATAA
- a CDS encoding YusG family protein, producing MSLKQQKVDVTDRVVGKINNGEIELFLESSSIGKIKLPENMQYELEHHFEADQQKIYQHVTVTDQPGAKYTDCDEGGWC from the coding sequence ATGTCATTGAAACAACAAAAAGTAGATGTTACCGATCGGGTAGTAGGGAAAATTAATAATGGTGAGATTGAATTGTTCTTAGAATCATCCTCGATTGGAAAAATTAAACTGCCTGAGAATATGCAGTATGAGCTAGAGCATCACTTTGAGGCTGACCAACAAAAGATATATCAGCATGTTACGGTTACCGATCAACCGGGTGCCAAATATACCGATTGTGATGAAGGTGGATGGTGTTAA
- a CDS encoding toprim domain-containing protein: MNDSYVDKVLIVEGKSDKNKVKSIVKEPVEIICTNGTISVSKLDELIEFLEDKDVYILVDADKAGEKLRKQFKREFPHAEHLYIDRMYREVATAPVQHLATVLLGANIDVHTEFLEMG; the protein is encoded by the coding sequence ATGAATGATTCGTATGTTGACAAAGTTCTTATTGTCGAAGGAAAGTCAGATAAAAATAAGGTAAAAAGTATTGTAAAGGAACCGGTTGAAATCATTTGTACGAATGGAACCATCAGTGTTTCGAAGCTCGATGAATTAATTGAGTTTCTTGAAGATAAGGATGTCTACATTCTTGTTGATGCAGATAAAGCAGGTGAAAAGCTTCGAAAGCAATTTAAGCGGGAGTTTCCACATGCTGAGCATTTATATATCGATCGGATGTATCGCGAGGTCGCAACGGCACCAGTACAGCATTTGGCGACTGTTCTCTTAGGAGCGAACATCGATGTGCATACTGAGTTTTTAGAAATGGGATAA
- a CDS encoding thioredoxin family protein, with product MKEWNQNNFTDFLERKSTGLVYFYTPLCGTCQMASKMLQVIEQLVEIEMGKMNLNFYPELAMDLEIESVPCLIFVRDGLITETLYAFHSVPFLLEKIKLYVNEADA from the coding sequence ATGAAGGAATGGAATCAAAATAATTTCACTGACTTCCTTGAAAGGAAGTCAACTGGACTCGTATATTTTTACACACCTCTCTGCGGTACGTGCCAAATGGCATCAAAAATGCTGCAGGTGATAGAGCAACTAGTAGAAATAGAGATGGGAAAAATGAACTTAAATTTTTATCCTGAATTGGCAATGGACCTAGAGATTGAAAGTGTACCCTGCCTGATATTTGTTAGAGACGGCTTGATAACAGAAACACTGTATGCTTTTCATTCTGTCCCGTTTTTATTGGAAAAAATCAAATTATATGTAAATGAAGCAGATGCGTAG
- a CDS encoding (Fe-S)-binding protein: MTTVKEKEIIQQQFKERMNEDELLNCMRCGFCLPTCPTYIESGYKETHSPRGRIALMKAVVDGLIEPDEDFERSLDLCLGCRACEPVCPSGVNYGHLLEDARDIVNQNKKFSMPVRVVRNAVFKGLFPHQNRMRNLTGLIGFYQRSGLQTFARNTGMMKLLPDSLATMEKVLPKVPTMKEMKNRPEHLEPIGTKTNRVAFFSGCLMDTMFLETNNATMRLLQLAGCEIVIPKDQACCGALHGHSGEKEDAKALAKKNINAFEDLNVDYIITNAGGCGAFLIDYDHLLKDDPVWKDRASAFKNKIKDISEILVAVGFHEKVELELPHQVITYQDSCHLRNVMKTASAPRLLLQSIKGTEYREMNDADRCCGSAGIYNIIESEMSMKMLDYKMEQTKSAQATTIVTANPGCLLQMKLGIEREGLSSKMRGVHIVDLLLEAVKV, encoded by the coding sequence ATGACAACAGTGAAAGAAAAGGAGATAATTCAGCAGCAATTCAAGGAGCGGATGAACGAAGATGAGCTCCTGAATTGCATGAGATGCGGATTTTGCCTCCCAACTTGCCCAACTTATATTGAATCAGGATATAAAGAAACACATTCTCCAAGAGGCCGTATTGCCTTAATGAAAGCAGTGGTAGATGGCCTTATTGAACCGGATGAAGATTTTGAAAGGTCACTTGACCTCTGTCTAGGCTGCCGTGCATGTGAGCCGGTCTGTCCATCTGGCGTAAATTATGGCCACCTTCTAGAGGATGCGCGGGATATTGTCAACCAGAACAAAAAATTCTCGATGCCAGTAAGAGTGGTAAGGAATGCAGTGTTCAAGGGCTTGTTTCCGCACCAAAACAGAATGAGGAATCTAACAGGACTTATTGGTTTTTACCAGCGTTCAGGCCTTCAGACTTTTGCGAGAAATACCGGTATGATGAAGCTGTTGCCGGATTCTCTCGCCACAATGGAGAAGGTTTTGCCTAAAGTACCTACAATGAAAGAAATGAAAAACCGTCCCGAACATTTGGAGCCTATAGGAACAAAAACGAACAGAGTTGCCTTTTTTAGCGGTTGCCTGATGGATACAATGTTCCTAGAAACGAATAATGCAACGATGAGGCTCCTTCAGCTTGCAGGGTGTGAAATTGTGATTCCGAAAGACCAAGCCTGTTGCGGCGCTCTTCATGGACACAGCGGTGAAAAGGAAGATGCGAAAGCACTCGCCAAAAAGAATATTAACGCATTTGAAGACTTAAATGTTGATTACATTATTACAAATGCCGGGGGCTGTGGCGCCTTTTTAATTGATTATGACCATTTGCTGAAGGACGACCCGGTATGGAAAGACCGTGCCTCTGCTTTTAAGAATAAAATTAAAGATATTTCTGAAATTCTCGTTGCGGTTGGTTTCCATGAAAAAGTTGAGCTTGAGCTCCCACATCAGGTAATAACGTATCAGGATTCCTGCCACCTTCGGAATGTCATGAAAACGGCCTCTGCTCCAAGGCTGCTGCTCCAGTCAATCAAGGGAACAGAATACAGGGAAATGAATGATGCAGACCGTTGCTGCGGATCTGCGGGAATCTACAATATTATTGAATCGGAAATGTCGATGAAGATGCTTGATTATAAAATGGAGCAGACAAAATCCGCTCAGGCTACGACCATTGTTACTGCAAATCCTGGTTGCCTGCTACAGATGAAGCTCGGAATCGAGCGTGAAGGTTTGAGTTCAAAAATGAGAGGCGTCCATATTGTCGATCTCCTTCTTGAAGCAGTAAAAGTATAA
- the glcD gene encoding glycolate oxidase subunit GlcD: protein MKANTVKETNTLSLEVKNKIISIVTAENFDDTKPGRLVYSYDSTPNFQALPDAVVSPRNTAEVSEVVKICNEYKIPIVPRGSGTNLCGGTCPIMGGIVMLFKHMNKILEIDEENLTATVQPGVIAYEVIKAVEAKGLFYPPDPGSMKIATIGGTINENSGGLRGLKYGVTRDYVIALEIVLPNGEIIRTGGKLAKDVAGYDFTRLYVGSEGTLGIITEATLKLIPIPETKKTMLALYQDMEAAAKSVSKIIANKIIPATLEFLDQPTLKVVEDYARVGLPTNVEAVLLIEQDGPPEVVERDIAKMSEICKQESAVSVQIAKTEQEADALRTARRTALSALARLKPTTILEDATVPRSEIAKMVKAINQIAVKYNLDICTFGHAGDGNLHPTCPTDARNHEEMERVEKAFAEIFEKAIELGGTITGEHGVGIMKAPYLELKLGKAGISAMKSVKDALDPNNIMNPGKVFMEDSRKRVVVMK from the coding sequence ATGAAAGCCAATACAGTGAAAGAAACTAACACACTATCATTAGAAGTAAAAAACAAGATTATTAGTATCGTAACAGCAGAAAATTTCGACGACACAAAGCCAGGAAGGCTTGTCTATTCCTACGATTCTACTCCAAATTTCCAGGCGCTACCCGATGCTGTAGTAAGTCCGAGGAATACAGCAGAGGTATCTGAAGTGGTCAAAATTTGTAATGAATATAAAATCCCTATTGTTCCGCGCGGTTCCGGCACAAACCTTTGCGGGGGAACCTGCCCAATAATGGGAGGAATCGTCATGCTTTTTAAACACATGAATAAGATCCTTGAAATAGATGAAGAAAATCTAACAGCCACTGTACAGCCAGGGGTGATTGCCTATGAAGTAATTAAAGCCGTAGAAGCCAAGGGGCTCTTCTATCCGCCTGATCCAGGTTCAATGAAAATAGCCACGATTGGCGGAACAATCAATGAAAATTCAGGCGGGCTCCGCGGCCTAAAGTACGGAGTGACTAGGGATTATGTCATTGCCCTTGAAATTGTACTGCCGAATGGCGAAATTATCCGTACTGGAGGAAAGCTGGCTAAGGATGTCGCCGGCTACGACTTTACACGACTGTATGTCGGCTCCGAAGGAACCCTAGGCATTATAACTGAGGCTACGTTAAAGCTTATTCCGATTCCGGAAACGAAAAAAACAATGCTCGCTTTATACCAGGACATGGAGGCTGCTGCAAAATCTGTGTCTAAAATAATTGCCAACAAGATTATTCCGGCGACGCTGGAGTTTCTAGACCAGCCGACATTAAAAGTGGTTGAAGATTATGCGCGGGTAGGCCTGCCGACAAATGTAGAAGCTGTCCTTTTGATTGAACAGGATGGCCCTCCCGAAGTGGTAGAACGCGACATTGCGAAGATGTCTGAAATCTGCAAGCAGGAGAGCGCTGTGTCTGTCCAAATTGCTAAGACTGAACAAGAAGCAGATGCCTTAAGAACCGCTCGCAGGACCGCACTTTCTGCACTTGCACGTTTGAAGCCGACAACCATACTTGAGGATGCTACCGTGCCAAGGTCTGAAATCGCGAAAATGGTGAAAGCAATTAACCAGATTGCCGTGAAATATAATTTGGACATTTGTACGTTCGGCCATGCAGGGGACGGGAATCTTCACCCCACATGTCCTACAGATGCACGTAACCATGAAGAAATGGAACGTGTTGAAAAGGCATTTGCGGAGATATTTGAGAAAGCAATTGAACTTGGCGGCACCATAACAGGAGAACATGGCGTAGGTATTATGAAAGCCCCTTACCTTGAGTTAAAGCTTGGAAAAGCTGGTATTTCAGCGATGAAGTCTGTAAAAGATGCTTTGGACCCCAATAATATCATGAACCCAGGGAAGGTATTCATGGAAGACAGCAGGAAACGAGTGGTGGTAATGAAATGA
- a CDS encoding FadR/GntR family transcriptional regulator has protein sequence MKYKKIKPKKIYEEVAETIYELIRSGQLQPGDKLDSVTQLAENFNVGRSAIREALTALRAMGLIEIRQGEGTYVREFETEQITFPLSTAILMNKEDIAHLLEVRKILELGTVFAAAQKRTDSQLKAMEVALEDMKLVNGDEELGEKADLAFHLAIAEGSQNPLLTSLMNHVSGLMGETMKETRRLWLYSKQTTTYRLYEEHASIYQAIKEQDKELARSLMLEHIENVERVLHNFLAKTKVKSE, from the coding sequence TTGAAATATAAAAAGATTAAGCCGAAAAAAATATATGAAGAAGTCGCCGAAACAATATATGAATTAATCAGGTCTGGACAGCTGCAACCAGGTGATAAGCTCGATTCGGTTACACAGCTCGCTGAGAATTTCAACGTCGGCCGTTCAGCCATCCGCGAAGCGTTGACAGCCTTAAGAGCAATGGGGTTAATCGAAATCAGACAGGGGGAAGGAACATATGTCAGGGAATTTGAGACAGAACAAATAACTTTTCCACTTTCAACGGCCATACTAATGAACAAGGAAGACATTGCCCATCTGCTGGAGGTTCGAAAAATTCTTGAACTTGGAACCGTTTTTGCGGCTGCACAGAAAAGAACCGACTCCCAGCTTAAAGCAATGGAGGTAGCTCTGGAAGACATGAAACTTGTCAATGGCGATGAAGAACTCGGGGAAAAAGCCGATTTAGCTTTCCATTTGGCCATTGCGGAGGGATCACAAAATCCCCTATTGACCAGCCTGATGAATCACGTTTCAGGTCTTATGGGAGAAACAATGAAAGAAACCCGACGACTATGGCTCTATTCTAAGCAAACTACCACTTACAGGCTCTATGAAGAGCATGCTTCTATATATCAGGCAATAAAGGAACAGGATAAAGAATTAGCAAGATCACTGATGCTTGAGCACATTGAAAATGTTGAGCGTGTCCTCCATAATTTTTTGGCAAAAACAAAAGTAAAGTCTGAATAA
- a CDS encoding (Fe-S)-binding protein, giving the protein MKVTLFATCLVDMFQSDVGKATVELLERLGCEIDFPESQVCCGQPAYNSGYVKESKEAMKRMIETFEHAEYIVSPSGSCAFMFHEYPHVFKGDPVWEPRASALAVKTYELTQFIVDVLKIEDVGATFEGNVTYHTSCHMTRLLGVRKAPMILLENVKGLKFTELPGKEQCCGFGGTFSVKMAQISEQMVDEKVMHVEETEAGYLIGADAGCLMNIGGRIERKGKPIKVMHIAEILNSR; this is encoded by the coding sequence ATGAAAGTGACTCTTTTTGCAACATGCCTTGTAGACATGTTTCAGAGTGATGTAGGAAAAGCAACTGTGGAGCTGTTAGAAAGGCTCGGATGTGAAATTGATTTTCCAGAATCCCAGGTCTGCTGTGGGCAGCCAGCATATAACAGCGGCTATGTTAAAGAATCAAAGGAAGCAATGAAGAGGATGATCGAAACCTTTGAACATGCCGAGTATATTGTATCACCTTCGGGTTCGTGTGCCTTCATGTTCCATGAATATCCGCATGTTTTTAAAGGGGACCCTGTATGGGAGCCAAGGGCAAGTGCACTTGCCGTGAAAACGTATGAGCTTACACAATTTATTGTAGATGTATTAAAAATTGAGGACGTCGGTGCCACGTTTGAAGGCAATGTGACTTATCATACCTCCTGTCACATGACAAGGCTGCTTGGAGTCAGAAAAGCACCGATGATTCTTTTGGAAAATGTAAAAGGTCTTAAGTTTACAGAGCTACCAGGAAAAGAGCAGTGCTGCGGCTTTGGGGGAACATTTTCTGTGAAAATGGCCCAGATTTCAGAGCAAATGGTCGATGAAAAAGTCATGCATGTAGAAGAAACGGAAGCTGGTTACTTGATTGGTGCAGACGCAGGCTGCTTGATGAATATCGGTGGACGAATTGAAAGAAAAGGTAAACCAATTAAAGTCATGCATATCGCCGAAATATTGAACAGCCGGTAA
- a CDS encoding LutB/LldF family L-lactate oxidation iron-sulfur protein, giving the protein MAMKIGKDEFKERVGKGINDSFMRGAVAGAQERMGSRRLDVTEEMGNWEEWRSHGEEIRQHVLGNLDYYLHQLSENVAKRGGHVFFAQTAEEANDYIKGVIAKKNAKKVVKSKSMVTEEISLNAALEQTGCEVIETDLGEYILQVDDHEPPSHIVVPALHKNKEQIRDVFTEKLGYDKTSKPEELAWHARQTLREKFLSADVGITGCNFAVAETGSFSLVTNEGNADLVTALPKTQITVMGMERLVPTFEEMEVLVSLLTRSAVGQKLTSYITVLTGPREEFDTDGPEEFHLVIVDNGRSDILGGEFQSVLQCIRCAACINVCPVYRHIGGHSYGSIYSGPIGAVLSPLLGGYDEYKELPYASTLCGACTEVCPVKIPLHELLHKHRQVIVEQEGKAPISEKLAMKAFGLGAASPALYKIGSKIAPTAMNPFTVGDKISKGPGPLKAWTDIREFPAPNKERFRDWFKNRDKGGNE; this is encoded by the coding sequence ATGGCTATGAAAATCGGAAAAGATGAGTTTAAAGAACGCGTGGGAAAAGGAATCAATGATTCTTTCATGCGCGGTGCTGTTGCCGGGGCACAGGAACGCATGGGTTCCCGTCGTCTTGATGTGACTGAAGAAATGGGGAACTGGGAAGAATGGCGGTCCCATGGGGAAGAAATCAGGCAGCATGTGCTTGGAAATCTAGATTATTATCTCCACCAATTGAGCGAGAATGTTGCCAAACGTGGCGGACATGTATTTTTTGCCCAAACAGCTGAAGAAGCAAACGATTATATCAAAGGCGTCATTGCCAAAAAGAATGCAAAAAAAGTGGTAAAATCCAAATCAATGGTGACAGAGGAAATTTCACTCAATGCAGCACTTGAACAAACTGGCTGCGAGGTAATTGAAACTGACCTAGGCGAATACATTCTTCAGGTAGATGATCATGAGCCTCCGTCTCATATTGTTGTACCTGCACTGCATAAAAACAAGGAACAAATTCGTGATGTGTTCACGGAAAAGCTAGGATACGATAAAACTTCTAAGCCAGAGGAATTGGCTTGGCATGCTCGCCAGACACTACGGGAAAAGTTTTTATCCGCTGATGTTGGTATCACTGGCTGTAACTTTGCCGTTGCGGAAACGGGTTCCTTCAGCCTTGTCACTAATGAAGGAAATGCCGACTTAGTCACTGCTCTTCCGAAAACACAGATTACCGTAATGGGAATGGAAAGGCTGGTTCCGACCTTCGAGGAAATGGAAGTTCTCGTCAGCCTGCTTACAAGAAGTGCGGTTGGGCAAAAATTAACAAGCTATATTACTGTTTTAACTGGTCCCAGGGAAGAGTTTGACACAGACGGTCCAGAGGAATTTCACCTTGTTATTGTAGATAATGGGCGATCGGACATTCTTGGAGGCGAATTTCAGTCCGTTCTCCAGTGTATCCGCTGTGCCGCATGCATCAATGTTTGCCCAGTATACCGTCATATCGGGGGCCATTCGTATGGGTCAATCTACTCCGGCCCGATTGGGGCAGTGCTCTCACCGCTGTTGGGAGGCTATGATGAATACAAGGAGCTTCCGTATGCCTCTACATTGTGCGGAGCATGTACCGAGGTTTGCCCGGTAAAAATTCCGCTGCATGAACTGCTCCATAAACACCGTCAGGTCATTGTGGAACAAGAAGGAAAGGCGCCAATTTCCGAAAAGCTTGCGATGAAAGCATTTGGCTTAGGAGCTGCTTCCCCTGCTCTATATAAAATTGGATCAAAAATTGCGCCTACTGCTATGAACCCATTCACTGTCGGCGACAAAATTTCAAAAGGGCCGGGGCCATTAAAAGCCTGGACAGATATCAGGGAATTTCCAGCTCCAAATAAAGAAAGATTCAGAGACTGGTTTAAAAACAGGGATAAAGGAGGCAATGAGTAA
- a CDS encoding lactate utilization protein C, with protein MAGSIQNREVFLDKIANRLGRSRSNEVKRPEWKFQPQEQVLKGASPDELVEVLKTHCLKIHTSLVLTNKKELSKKLNETVSNYGGGPVIAWKDQRFSDWGLNPLMKEEWPEQNIEFYEWDHSKGDENIRQAEKANVGITISEITLAESGTVVLFSDKDKGRSVSFLPATYIALIPKSSIVPRMTQAARKMREMHLAGKQVASCVNFITGPSNSADIELNLVVGVHGPVKATYIIIEDL; from the coding sequence ATGGCAGGAAGCATTCAAAACCGTGAAGTGTTTTTAGACAAAATCGCCAACCGCCTTGGGCGCTCCCGGTCAAATGAAGTAAAACGGCCAGAATGGAAATTTCAACCTCAGGAGCAGGTGCTAAAGGGTGCGTCACCTGATGAACTTGTTGAGGTACTAAAAACCCACTGCCTGAAAATCCACACGAGCCTTGTCCTTACGAATAAAAAAGAGCTTTCCAAAAAACTGAATGAAACAGTTTCCAACTATGGCGGTGGCCCCGTGATTGCCTGGAAGGATCAACGTTTTTCTGATTGGGGTCTTAATCCTTTAATGAAAGAGGAATGGCCAGAACAAAATATTGAGTTTTATGAGTGGGATCACTCGAAGGGCGATGAGAATATCCGTCAGGCTGAAAAGGCAAACGTTGGAATCACAATCAGCGAAATTACCCTTGCTGAATCAGGCACCGTGGTACTGTTTAGCGATAAGGATAAAGGAAGGTCTGTTTCTTTCCTCCCTGCCACATATATCGCGCTTATTCCTAAAAGCAGCATTGTACCCCGCATGACCCAAGCAGCAAGAAAAATGCGTGAAATGCACTTGGCTGGGAAACAAGTTGCTTCGTGCGTTAATTTCATAACTGGTCCAAGCAACTCGGCAGACATTGAATTGAACCTGGTCGTGGGTGTTCACGGCCCTGTTAAGGCAACCTATATTATTATTGAAGATTTATAA
- a CDS encoding TIM barrel protein — protein sequence MNKYTVNLSTIFTEVPFLERFKKARDFGFSYVECQFPYISSIIDIQQELEQHQLAMVLLNLPPGNWEKGDRGIAADPTRVNEFRRSVHEGIKYATALKVSKIHCMAGIVSEVNTDKARETYKDNLHYAGTEMAKHGLTILIEPINQYDMPGYFLNDIREAEQILKEVDLPNVKLQFDFYHIERVHGNSLSIYKQYADIVGHVQIADVPGRHQPGTGEMDYQKVIHYLNDTYEGFIGLEYTPHGKSEESFEWLSWISKGEK from the coding sequence ATGAACAAATATACTGTGAATCTTTCAACGATTTTTACTGAAGTTCCTTTTTTGGAGCGATTTAAGAAAGCACGGGATTTTGGATTTTCGTATGTTGAATGCCAATTTCCATATATATCTTCAATAATAGATATCCAACAAGAACTTGAACAGCATCAATTAGCAATGGTGTTATTGAATTTGCCTCCGGGGAATTGGGAAAAGGGAGATCGAGGGATAGCTGCGGATCCTACTAGAGTTAACGAATTTAGAAGATCGGTACATGAAGGAATAAAGTATGCTACAGCATTGAAAGTTTCTAAGATTCATTGTATGGCAGGTATCGTTTCCGAAGTGAATACTGATAAAGCAAGGGAGACTTATAAAGATAACCTTCATTATGCGGGAACGGAAATGGCAAAGCACGGCCTGACGATTTTAATAGAACCAATTAACCAATACGATATGCCTGGTTATTTTTTGAATGATATTCGCGAGGCAGAACAGATACTAAAAGAAGTGGATTTACCGAATGTGAAGCTTCAATTTGATTTTTACCATATTGAAAGAGTACATGGTAACTCGCTTTCAATCTATAAACAGTATGCTGACATCGTTGGTCATGTGCAAATAGCGGATGTTCCAGGACGGCACCAACCAGGTACCGGGGAAATGGACTATCAAAAGGTTATACACTATTTAAATGATACATACGAGGGTTTCATTGGGCTTGAATATACTCCCCACGGAAAAAGCGAAGAAAGTTTCGAGTGGCTATCGTGGATAAGTAAAGGAGAGAAATAG